The following are encoded in a window of Naumovozyma castellii chromosome 10, complete genome genomic DNA:
- the MRPS16 gene encoding mitochondrial 37S ribosomal protein bS16m (ancestral locus Anc_8.79), translating into MGKGLVRIRLARFGRKNSPVYNIVVTNSHKARDAKPLEVLGTFNPIPTPITLRDKKKGILPFKDVELDFNRAKYWIGVGAQPSDRVTKLLKKCGILDEEWGKKYNGAISRKIIEERRETVE; encoded by the coding sequence ATGGGGAAAGGACTAGTACGGATAAGATTAGCTAGGTTTGGCAGGAAGAATAGTCCCGTTTATAACATTGTTGTAACGAATAGTCATAAGGCCCGTGATGCGAAGCCTTTAGAAGTCTTGGGTACGTTCAATCCTATCCCTACACCTATAACTTTACGtgataagaagaaaggTATATTACCGTTTAAGGATGTGGAATTGGATTTTAATAGGGCAAAGTATTGGATTGGTGTTGGTGCGCAACCTAGTGATAGAGTTACtaaattgttgaagaaatgtGGGATACTTGATGAAGAATGGGGGAAGAAATATAATGGTGCTATTTCTAGAAAGATAATAGAAGAAAGACGGGAAACTGTGGAgtag